The following coding sequences lie in one Syntrophorhabdaceae bacterium genomic window:
- a CDS encoding flagellar motor protein MotB produces the protein MRRKKKPEEQENHERWLLTYADLITLLLAFFIMMYTLSKQDAQRYQEVSSYLKAIFTGGTAMLNHPSASANAQAEASAAASPPNSQALNEEIMKQLQEEIKSVMSLDEMKKNFTIFVDERGIVVRALDKAFFDEGKADLKPRAKDTINKIIPILKKVAREVRIEGHTDNVPISTHDFKSNWELSVRRATEVVRYVIELGDFPPELISAAGYAEYRPLMDNSTAEQRASNRRIEIIIEKPEPKAVASGQPTVSAASGPRPTAPTGAAGPAAGPAPTAKTGQGNVSGR, from the coding sequence ATGAGGAGGAAGAAAAAACCGGAAGAGCAGGAAAACCACGAGAGGTGGCTCCTTACCTACGCCGACCTTATCACCCTGCTTCTCGCTTTTTTTATCATGATGTATACCCTCTCCAAGCAGGATGCCCAGAGGTATCAGGAGGTTTCCTCGTATCTGAAGGCCATATTCACTGGCGGAACAGCCATGCTGAACCATCCGAGTGCGAGTGCGAATGCTCAGGCGGAGGCTTCGGCTGCGGCAAGCCCGCCGAATTCCCAAGCCCTCAATGAGGAGATCATGAAGCAGCTCCAGGAAGAAATAAAGAGCGTCATGTCTCTCGATGAGATGAAGAAGAATTTCACGATATTCGTGGACGAGAGGGGCATCGTGGTCAGGGCGCTCGACAAGGCCTTCTTCGATGAGGGCAAGGCGGACCTGAAGCCCAGGGCCAAGGATACGATCAACAAGATCATCCCCATTCTCAAGAAAGTGGCAAGGGAGGTCCGCATAGAAGGCCACACGGACAATGTGCCCATCAGTACCCACGATTTCAAATCGAATTGGGAGCTTTCGGTGCGTAGGGCCACGGAAGTGGTGCGCTATGTCATAGAATTGGGAGATTTTCCTCCGGAGCTGATCTCTGCCGCGGGATACGCGGAATACAGGCCCCTTATGGATAACAGCACGGCGGAGCAGAGGGCGTCGAACCGCAGGATCGAGATCATTATCGAGAAACCCGAGCCGAAGGCGGTGGCGAGCGGGCAACCGACGGTGAGCGCGGCCTCCGGTCCGAGACCCACAGCACCGACAGGGGCCGCCGGCCCGGCTGCGGGCCCGGCGCCGACCGCGAAAACAGGGCAGGGTAATGTCAGTGGCCGCTGA
- a CDS encoding HDOD domain-containing protein, with protein MDNIDPAELRRKVENLHALPTIPSMLKQILGVIEDPKTSLKEISRFVSNDPALTLKILKMVNSPVYGFPGRISSVSQGVVLLGLNVVKGLLLGISVFDLMQKAMIGLWEHSLGCSVAARVLAKKKGVKEFEDVSIAALLHDLGKVILILQYQDQYNAIMSEAQSKGILIYEAEKELIGVTHADVAIWMTRKWSFPSNLVDVIGNHHRPGVSRSTAMDTAIVHFSDILIRTRGLGFAGDPLVPAVNTAAWRLLDLSDHDIREILKETEDGMEASADLFQ; from the coding sequence ATGGATAATATCGATCCCGCCGAACTGCGGCGGAAAGTCGAGAACCTTCACGCCCTGCCGACCATTCCGAGTATGCTCAAGCAGATTCTCGGTGTGATCGAGGATCCGAAGACATCGCTCAAGGAGATCTCCCGGTTCGTGTCGAATGACCCCGCCCTTACCCTTAAGATCCTGAAGATGGTCAATTCGCCCGTCTACGGGTTTCCGGGCAGAATATCTTCCGTCTCACAAGGCGTGGTGCTCCTGGGGCTCAACGTGGTCAAGGGACTCCTTCTCGGCATCTCGGTTTTTGACCTGATGCAAAAGGCCATGATAGGCTTATGGGAGCATTCCCTGGGGTGCTCGGTGGCAGCGAGGGTCCTGGCGAAGAAGAAGGGCGTCAAGGAATTCGAAGATGTCTCGATCGCGGCCCTGCTCCATGACCTGGGGAAGGTGATCCTTATCCTTCAATATCAGGACCAGTACAATGCGATCATGAGCGAAGCCCAGAGCAAGGGCATTCTGATCTATGAGGCGGAAAAAGAGCTTATCGGCGTGACCCACGCGGACGTGGCAATATGGATGACCCGGAAGTGGAGTTTTCCCTCAAATCTCGTCGATGTGATCGGGAACCACCACAGACCCGGCGTGTCGCGCAGCACGGCTATGGACACAGCCATCGTCCATTTCTCCGATATCCTCATACGTACCCGCGGCCTGGGTTTTGCGGGCGATCCTCTGGTTCCTGCGGTAAACACGGCGGCATGGCGACTCCTCGACCTTTCCGATCACGATATCAGGGAAATCCTTAAGGAGACGGAAGACGGCATGGAGGCGTCGGCGGACCTTTTTCAATAA
- a CDS encoding diguanylate cyclase, with the protein MKTIVFISQDMVIISIVDQILQGLYRTVVFRNMQSALDYIYNSMPDLMVVDIDPDDQPAFETLNNLKEDPVFRQLPVLALLADGGPLCGLWEKIVIEDFLLKSAIKEELAPRVELSILRSERVVEINPLTRLPGNIAINKQIQSRLDRDTKFALAYADLDHFKPFNDYYGFSRGDEVLKMTGRLITNTVKGKQPKGSFVGHIGGDDYVFIMDLPLVEEAALEIVSAFDRIVPTFYDIIDRQRAFIRSSDRQGKAKSFSVITISIGIAHNRQGSFSHYGELTEIASEMKSYAKRHKGSCIRLDRRQDLS; encoded by the coding sequence ATGAAAACAATCGTCTTTATCTCCCAGGACATGGTTATCATCAGTATCGTGGATCAGATACTGCAGGGACTTTACAGGACCGTGGTCTTCAGGAACATGCAATCCGCCCTCGATTACATCTATAATTCCATGCCCGATCTCATGGTGGTCGACATCGATCCCGACGATCAGCCCGCCTTCGAGACCCTCAATAACCTCAAAGAAGACCCCGTGTTCAGGCAGTTGCCCGTCCTCGCCCTCCTGGCAGACGGGGGGCCTCTCTGTGGGCTTTGGGAAAAGATAGTGATTGAGGATTTTCTCCTGAAATCGGCCATCAAAGAGGAGCTGGCCCCGAGGGTGGAGCTCTCCATCCTGAGGTCCGAGAGGGTGGTGGAGATCAACCCCCTTACCCGCCTTCCCGGTAATATTGCAATAAATAAACAGATTCAGTCGAGGCTCGACAGGGATACCAAATTCGCCCTCGCCTATGCGGATCTCGACCATTTCAAACCTTTCAACGACTACTACGGCTTCAGCCGCGGCGATGAGGTGCTCAAGATGACGGGCAGGCTGATCACGAATACGGTAAAGGGCAAGCAGCCGAAGGGCAGTTTCGTGGGACATATAGGGGGCGATGATTATGTCTTCATTATGGATCTTCCCCTGGTGGAGGAGGCCGCCCTCGAGATCGTCAGCGCCTTTGACCGGATCGTGCCCACATTTTATGATATAATTGACAGGCAGAGGGCTTTTATCCGTTCTTCCGACAGGCAGGGGAAGGCGAAGAGTTTCAGCGTGATCACCATTTCCATAGGCATTGCCCACAACAGGCAGGGGTCCTTCTCTCACTACGGCGAGCTTACTGAAATTGCTTCCGAGATGAAAAGTTACGCAAAACGGCATAAGGGGAGCTGCATCAGGCTCGACCGAAGGCAGGACCTGTCATAG
- the sfsA gene encoding DNA/RNA nuclease SfsA gives MIRFRPFEKVFPARFMSRPNRFLVICEYGGALIRAFLPNPGRLLELLLPGSTLYLIAAETHEERKTSYTVVAVERDRRLIMLHTHRTNDAARYIIEAGKLPGFEKARILRAEVPLGHSRFDFLLDHEGRSIYLEVKSVTLFGKRVAMFPDAITARGARHLGELKALSEEGVGTAVLFMVHWPDADIFMPDFHTDPAFARAFLSVRDRVPVIPLALGWGRELTLDGEVKLLHIPWDYIEEEARDRGSYLLILRLREETVVSVGSLGSMSFRAGYYIYVGSAMANLGKRMERHGRLRKRHHWHIDALRAVSDVRAILAIRASIRLECEIAAAVSALADWSVRDFGSTDCACPTHLFGMVQDPLETRPFHDLLQYFRMDRYRQSGPAS, from the coding sequence ATGATCCGCTTCAGACCCTTCGAAAAAGTTTTCCCCGCACGCTTCATGAGCCGTCCGAACCGGTTTCTCGTGATCTGCGAATATGGGGGCGCCCTGATCCGCGCATTCCTCCCCAATCCGGGAAGGCTCCTCGAGCTCCTGTTGCCCGGTTCCACTCTCTATCTTATAGCCGCCGAGACCCATGAGGAGAGAAAGACCTCCTACACGGTGGTTGCGGTGGAGCGCGACCGCCGGCTGATCATGCTCCACACCCATCGCACGAACGATGCGGCCCGTTATATTATCGAAGCAGGCAAATTACCCGGTTTCGAAAAAGCGCGGATCCTCCGGGCGGAGGTCCCCCTGGGGCACAGCAGGTTTGATTTTCTCCTCGACCATGAAGGGAGAAGCATTTATCTGGAAGTGAAGTCGGTTACCCTTTTCGGTAAAAGAGTCGCCATGTTCCCCGATGCAATCACGGCCCGCGGCGCCCGACATCTCGGGGAGCTGAAAGCCCTGTCAGAAGAGGGGGTGGGGACGGCCGTGCTTTTCATGGTCCACTGGCCCGATGCGGATATCTTCATGCCCGATTTCCACACGGACCCTGCATTTGCACGGGCCTTTCTCAGCGTGCGGGACCGGGTCCCCGTGATCCCCCTTGCCCTCGGCTGGGGCAGGGAGCTCACCCTCGACGGGGAGGTGAAGCTTCTCCATATCCCATGGGACTATATCGAGGAAGAGGCGCGCGACCGGGGAAGTTATCTCCTGATCCTCCGCCTCAGGGAGGAGACGGTCGTCTCCGTGGGGAGCCTCGGCTCCATGTCTTTCCGGGCGGGTTATTATATCTATGTGGGCTCCGCCATGGCCAACCTCGGAAAGCGCATGGAGAGGCACGGGAGGCTGAGAAAACGGCATCACTGGCATATCGACGCCTTGCGGGCAGTCTCCGACGTACGGGCCATACTCGCTATTCGGGCCTCAATACGTCTCGAATGCGAGATTGCGGCTGCCGTGTCCGCTCTCGCTGATTGGTCGGTAAGAGACTTCGGTTCCACCGACTGCGCCTGCCCCACCCATCTTTTCGGCATGGTGCAAGATCCCCTGGAAACGCGACCGTTCCATGACCTGCTCCAGTATTTCAGGATGGACCGGTATCGACAGAGCGGCCCCGCCTCATGA
- a CDS encoding RluA family pseudouridine synthase, whose protein sequence is MATMKAVKPVPHRHLPKGVTILYEDAEVLVVDKSSGLLTVKANYEKEQTAHQILTTYIRRGNARSRKQLFVVHRLDRETSGVLVFAKTFTALEHLKRQWRGVTKRYLAVVHGVMAEKSGTITSYLAENDEYEVASVQDPAKGKLAMTAYRVLKETPKRSLLEIELITGKKNQIRVHLSEKGHPIVNDNKYGKKENAWGPLALHSRSLAFNHPVTGERMTFEAALPSFFESLFPAKKLQEGI, encoded by the coding sequence ATGGCTACAATGAAGGCCGTAAAACCGGTCCCCCACCGGCATCTCCCCAAGGGGGTTACGATCCTCTACGAAGATGCGGAAGTACTCGTCGTGGACAAATCTTCCGGGCTGCTCACGGTAAAAGCGAATTACGAGAAAGAACAGACCGCCCACCAGATCCTGACTACCTATATCAGGAGAGGCAACGCCCGGTCCAGGAAGCAGCTTTTCGTGGTTCACCGCCTTGACCGGGAGACCTCGGGCGTCCTCGTCTTTGCGAAAACCTTCACTGCCCTTGAGCACCTCAAACGGCAATGGAGAGGCGTCACAAAGAGATATCTGGCCGTGGTGCACGGGGTCATGGCAGAAAAGAGCGGCACCATCACCTCCTATCTCGCGGAAAACGATGAATATGAAGTCGCCTCCGTTCAAGACCCTGCGAAGGGGAAACTCGCCATGACCGCGTACCGGGTCCTCAAGGAGACCCCGAAAAGGAGCCTCCTTGAAATAGAACTCATTACAGGAAAGAAAAACCAGATCAGGGTCCACCTGTCGGAAAAGGGCCACCCCATCGTGAATGATAATAAATATGGGAAAAAAGAAAACGCCTGGGGACCCCTGGCCCTCCATTCCCGGTCCCTGGCCTTCAACCATCCCGTAACGGGCGAAAGGATGACCTTCGAAGCCGCGCTCCCCTCCTTTTTCGAAAGCCTCTTCCCGGCGAAAAAACTGCAGGAAGGAATCTAA
- a CDS encoding ribonuclease Z: MKVTFLGTNGWYDTGTGNTVSVAVETASALLVLDAGFGIAKLDEAVARDKPVYIFLSHLHLDHIVGLHVASAFTFPRGLYLCGQEGLASILGGFLDAPFTTPLKDFNSPVTFVELPRDREVLPFRVTSLPLVHSVPTLGYRFEIDGKVLAYIGDTGYCAAAVELAKGADLLITECAYKSGQENDDWPHLNPESAARIAREGGAKRLALVHFEAKAYGTLEEREEAGVLARKVFSETVATWDGLEIDI; encoded by the coding sequence ATGAAGGTTACTTTTTTGGGCACGAACGGGTGGTATGATACGGGAACAGGCAATACGGTTTCCGTTGCGGTGGAGACGGCCTCCGCCCTCCTTGTCCTCGATGCGGGCTTTGGAATTGCAAAGCTCGATGAGGCCGTGGCCCGCGACAAGCCCGTCTATATCTTTCTGAGCCACCTTCATCTCGACCATATCGTGGGCCTCCACGTGGCGAGCGCTTTCACCTTTCCGCGGGGGCTCTACCTGTGCGGTCAGGAGGGGCTGGCCTCCATTCTCGGCGGCTTCCTCGATGCACCCTTCACGACGCCCCTCAAAGATTTCAATTCACCGGTCACATTCGTGGAGCTTCCCCGGGACCGGGAGGTTCTTCCCTTCAGGGTGACGAGCCTGCCTCTGGTTCATTCGGTCCCCACCCTTGGCTACCGGTTCGAAATCGACGGAAAGGTCCTCGCCTATATCGGCGATACAGGCTATTGCGCTGCCGCGGTGGAGCTCGCAAAGGGCGCGGACCTCCTTATTACCGAATGTGCGTATAAGTCGGGGCAGGAAAACGACGACTGGCCACATCTGAATCCTGAATCGGCGGCACGGATCGCCAGGGAGGGGGGAGCGAAAAGGCTTGCCCTCGTCCATTTCGAGGCAAAGGCATACGGGACATTGGAGGAGAGGGAGGAGGCCGGGGTCTTGGCGCGAAAGGTATTTTCCGAGACCGTCGCTACCTGGGACGGGTTGGAAATAGATATATAG